In the genome of Tripterygium wilfordii isolate XIE 37 chromosome 19, ASM1340144v1, whole genome shotgun sequence, one region contains:
- the LOC119985497 gene encoding stemmadenine O-acetyltransferase-like — MEIEIISRECVKPSSPTPHDLRTYKISLIDQFGGPGLVSDLFFYPPSQATSISTAMRSQLLKQSLSSTLTLYYPIAGRFIDTLSIDCNDEGLCYTVARANCDLHDYLKQPDLSKLAKFLPDEIICSETTPGGYVFMIQETVFACGGFAIGIVVPHHVFDITSTIVFLKTWATMARGEVPMPPDFSSSCLFPQNTKFPQDPITSIIVGQIFGRDGNYVFRRFLFEGSIVSNLKSKATSDGVHNPTRVEVVLALLFRCIVSALKVKHGAQKSVLMSTAVNLRSRVVPPLPKTSVGCLNLPIPVAIGDETDMCCFIGQIRECLSTINGEFLKSLQAAQGPQQLLEFAKETGESYSKALSDGAEFIVFNSWCNAGMYSVDFGWGKPIWFPSLPLPLRGSVIALVDARMSNGIEAWVSLEEGIMSVVERDAEILSLASIDPSPLQIHSLKSNL, encoded by the coding sequence atggagattgAGATAATATCTAGAGAGTGCGTGAAACCCTCTTCTCCAACACCTCATGATCTTAGAACCTACAAGATTTCTCTCATTGATCAATTTGGCGGTCCGGGTTTGGTTTCCGACCTCTTTTTCTATCCACCAAGCCAAGCTACCTCCATCTCCACCGCCATGAGATCACAGTTGCTAAAACAATCTCTATCAAGCACTCTAACTCTTTATTATCCGATAGCCGGAAGGTTCATCGacactctctccattgattgtAACGACGAGGGACTTTGTTATACAGTGGCTAGAGCTAATTGTGATTTGCACGACTATCTCAAGCAACCTGATTTATCCAAACTCGCTAAATTCTTGCCGGACGAAATCATTTGCAGTGAAACAACTCCAGGTGGTTATGTTTTTATGATTCAAGAAACTGTGTTTGCTTGTGGTGGTTTTGCTATAGGCATAGTTGTTCCACACCATGTATTTGACATAACTTCTACAATAGTATTCCTCAAAACTTGGGCTACAATGGCCCGAGGAGAAGTACCGATGCCTCCCGATTTCAGTTCCTCATGTTTATTTCCCCAAAACACCAAATTTCCACAAGATCCGATAACCTCGATTATCGTAGGCCAGATATTTGGTAGAGATGGTAACTATGTCTTCAGGAGGTTCTTGTTTGAAGGATCAATCGTAAGCAATCTTAAATCCAAAGCAACAAGCGATGGAGTGCATAACCCAACACGGGTAGAAGTTGTGCTTGCACTCCTCTTTAGATGCATCGTGTCTGCGTTGAAGGTGAAACATGGTGCCCAAAAATCAGTTTTGATGTCTACTGCAGTGAACTTGAGATCGAGGGTTGTGCCACCATTGCCGAAAACAAGTGTGGGATGTTTAAATTTGCCAATACCCGTTGCAATCGGCGATGAAACAGATATGTGTTGTTTCATAGGCCAGATAAGGGAATGCCTATCCACAATCAATGGTGAGTTTTTAAAAAGCCTTCAAGCTGCTCAAGGACCACAACAACTCTTGGAGTTTGCCAAAGAGACTGGTGAATCATATTCCAAGGCTTTGTCCGATGGAGCCGAGTTCATCGTGTTTAATAGTTGGTGCAACGCGGGCATGTACAgtgttgattttggttggggGAAGCCGATATGGTTTCCATCTCTTCCTCTACCACTTCGTGGATCTGTGATTGCGCTCGTGGATGCTAGAATGAGTAATGGAATAGAAGCATGGGTGTCACTGGAAGAAGGAATCATGTCTGTGGTAGAACGCGATGCGGAAATCCTTTCATTAGCTTCAATAGATCCAAGTCCTCTACAAATTCACTCATTAAAGTCAAATCTTTGA